In Podospora pseudopauciseta strain CBS 411.78 chromosome 3, whole genome shotgun sequence, one genomic interval encodes:
- the ARP3 gene encoding Actin-related protein 3 (EggNog:ENOG503NW63; COG:Z): MANQTPAVVMDNGTGFSKLGFAGNDSPSFVFPTAIATKAAAGSAGSGSGRPAVANKPSFLTGGAGPTGHLSAKRGTEDLDYFIGDEAIAASSGPGYGLHYPIRHGQIENWDHMERFWSNSIFKYLRVEPEDHHFLLTEPPLNPPENRENTAEIFFESFNCAGLYIAVQAVLALAASWTSSKVTDRSLTGTVIDSGDGVTHVIPVAEGYVIGSSIKSIPIAGRDITYFVQSLLRDRGEPDSSLKTAQEIKEQYCYVCPDIVKEFDRFDRDRSRFMKHVVAHPGGRQATVDVGYERFLAPEIFFNPEIYSSDFLTPLPVVVDGVIQSSPIDVRRGLYKNIVLSGGSTLYKDFGRRLQRDIKQLVDARIRASEARSGGAKSGGLDVQVITHKRQRHGPWFGGSLLGQTPEFRSYCHTKAEYQEYGPSIVRRFALLGGPAGS, translated from the exons ATGGCAAACCAAACGCCGGCCGTTGTCATGGACAA CGGCACTGGCTTCTCCAAGTTAG GTTTTGCCGGCAATGATTCCCCGTCCTTCGTTTTCCCGACCGCCATCGCGACCAAGGCCGCTGCCGGTAGCGCCGGGTCTGGCTCTGGCCGTCCGGCCGTAGCGAACAAGCCCTCTTTCCTCACTGGCGGTGCTGGTCCGACCGGCCATCTCTCGGCCAAGCGCGGCACTGAGGACCTCGATTACTTTATTGGCGACGAAGCCATCGCCGCCTCTTCTGGCCCCGGTTACGGGCTGCACTACCCAATCCGACACGGTCAAATAGAGAACTGG GATCACATGGAGAGATTCTGGTCCAACTCCATCTTTAAATATTTGAGGGTCGAGCCTGAGGATCAtcacttcctcctcaccgaaccacccctgaacccccccGAAAACCGTGAAAACACGGCCGAGATTTTCTTCGAGTCTTTCAACTGCGCCGGTCTATATATTGCCGTTCAGGCCGTGTTGGCTCTTGCTGCCTCCTGGACCTCATCCAAGGTCACCGACCGATCCCTGACCGGTACTGTTATTGACTCGGGTGACGGTGTCACCCACGTCATCCCCGTGGCCGAGGGCTATGTTATTGGATCATCGATCAAGTCTATTCCCATTGCTGGACGCGACATCACCTACTTTGTCCAGTCACTCCTGAGAGACCGCGGCGAGCCCGACTCGTCGCTCAAGACGGCgcaggagatcaaggagcaGTACTGCTATGTGTGCCCCGACATTGTCAAGGAGTTTGACCGCTTCGATCGTGACCGCAGTCGCTTCATGAAGCACGTTGTTGCGCACCCCGGCGGTCGCCAAGCGACTGTCGATGTTGGTTACGAGCGCTTCCTTGCTCCTGAaatcttcttcaaccccgAAATCTACTCGTCCGACTTTTTGACTCCCCTtcccgtggtggtggatggcgtCATCCAGTCATCCCCTATCGATGTGCGCCGCGGTCTCTACAAGAACATTGTCCTCTCTGGTGGTAGCACACTCTACAAGGACTTTGGTCGCAGATTACAGCGTGATATCAAGCAGTTGGTGGATGCCAGAATTCGGGCCAGCGAGGCTCGCAGCGGTGGAGCCAAGAGCGGTGGTCTTGATGTCCAAGTCATCACGCACAAGCGACAAAGGCACGGCCCCTGGTTTGGTGGCAGTTTGCTTGGTCAAACACCCGAGTTCCGGTCCTACTGCCACACCAAGGCGGAG TACCAAGAATATGGCCCAAGTATTGTTCGGAGATTTGCGCTGTTGGGTGGCCCTGCAGGCTCTTAG
- a CDS encoding hypothetical protein (EggNog:ENOG503NV2I; MEROPS:MER0016969; COG:E), which yields MQRSSSSPELSPISSGDGAADRVWRRKQPQPVAAIFIHAGAGYHSVANEHVHLSACSEAAKLGMSFLRAGASATQAVEAAIKYLEDREITNAGFGSNLTMDGIVECDATVVDHLGRSGACGAVPGVRNPISLAKLILDASSRPLSLRRVPPNILVGEGAREFGIEHGMPQVSNEQLVSKNAKDRYLRWNEDLKRAEAKLHPSNHFSGRTAEKSSAGDYEQAADPAGQSSGRDHTNAILTGTWNEGQPDSPHIPGTPLGENGSPAGTAVTTARSTPSSSSRSSSYTLRTPNPLSYVSAAFQGRSRPSQKRPKVRKSVSDDAAAFLTPLTGTNKAPSPAASAHDGSVSTAESDRGDISDDGEKKEEEKQPLPTLAGTKRSREFGSGHEDFVTDTVGAIAIDNRGHIAAGSSSGGIGMKHRGRIGPAALVGIGTAVVPEDPEDEMATSVAAVTSGTGEHMATCIASAKCAERLFHCTRRGPSGQDIEELDESALMESFIVNDFMGHPGVRNQPSAGAIGVMAVKKDLSGISFYFAHNTDSFALSAMAATDQQPTCTMSRLSKAHGVAQGARRMRYD from the exons ATGCAACGCAGCTCAAGTAGCCCCGAACTCTCACCAATATCCTCTGGAGATGGGGCTGCCGACCGGGTCTGGAGGAGGAAACAGCCCCAGCCGGTTGCTGCGATCTTTATCCATGCTGGTGCCGGTTACCACAGCGTTGCCAATGAACATGTGCATCTCAGTGCATGTAGCGA AGCGGCCAAGCTGGGCATGAGCTTTCTGAGAGCTGGTGCTTCTGCTACCCAAGCCGTGGAAGCTGCTATCAAATACCTCGAGGACAGGGAAATCACCAATGCTGGCTTCGGCAGCAACTTGACCATGGACGGCATTGTCGAGTGTGATGCGACTGTGGTAGACCACTTGGGAAGAAGCGGTGCCTGCGGTGCCGTTCCTG GAGTGCGAAATCCTATATCCCTAGCCAAGCTGATTCTAGACGCAAGCAGTCGTCCTCTGTCACTCCGCCGAGTTCCACCAAACATccttgttggagagggtgccAGAGAGTTCGGGATAGAACATGGCATGCCCCAAGTCTCCAACGAGCAACTGGTTTCGAAGAATGCCAAGGACAGATATCTCCGCTGGAACGAGGACTTAAAACGGGCAGAAGCCAAACTGCACCCCTCGAATCATTTTTCTGGCAGGACTGCTGAAAAGTCCAGCGCTGGAGACTACGAACAGGCCGCCGACCCTGCTGGGCAGTCGTCGGGGCGAGATCACACCAATGCAATCTTGACGGGAACTTGGAATGAAGGTCAACCTGACTCCCCTCATATCCCTGGCACGCCCTTGGGAGAGAATGGATCACCGGCAGGCACTGCGGTTACCACTGCGCGGTCGACTCCCAGCAGCTCGTCCAGGTCCTCATCGTACACCCTGCGAACCCCAAATCCTTTGAGCTACGTCAGTGCCGCCTTTCAAGGGCGCTCGAGGCCATCTCAAAAGCGGCCCAAAGTACGGAAAAGCGTGAGTGATgatgccgccgccttcctcaCGCCGCTCACAGGGACGAACAAAGCACCATCCCCGGCCGCTTCGGCACACGACGGTTCGGTAAGCACTGCGGAGAGCGATAGAGGCGATATCTCTGACGAcggagagaaaaaagaagaggagaaaCAGCCTCTGCCAACTCTTGCTGGCACCAAACGTAGCCGTGAATTCGGTAGCGGCCATGAGGATTTCGTAACAGACACGGTCGGCGCCATCGCCATTGATAACAGGGGTCACATTGCAGCAGGATCTTCTTCTGGGGGTATTGGAATGAAGCATCGCGGCCGAATTGGGCCTGCTGCCCTCGTCGGCATTGGTACCGCTGTTGTGCCGGAGGACCCCGAAGACGAAATGGCGACCTCGGTAGCTGCTGTCACCAGCGGGACAGGCGAACACATGGCCACGTGTATTGCCTCTGCCAAGTGTGCTGAGCGTCTGTTTCACTGTACCCGGCGCGGACCTAGTGGCCAAGATATCGAAGAGCTGGATGAGTCTGCCCTGATGGAGTCCTTCATTGTCAACGACTTTATGGGGCATCCTGGAGTGCGGAACCAGCCCTCGGCTGGAGCGATTGGGGTCATGGCTGTCAAGAAGGACCTGTCGGGAATTTCCTTCTATTTCGCGCACAATACCGACTCATTTGCCTTgtcggcgatggcggcgacagaccaacaaccaacatgTACGATGTCCCGGCTGAGTAAAGCTCATGGGGTGGCGCAGGgtgcgaggaggatgaggtatGACTGA